A genome region from Fervidobacterium changbaicum includes the following:
- a CDS encoding bifunctional nuclease family protein yields the protein MKRAFVKALVLDKVSNTPVVLLGIENTKKILPIWIGACEASVMAIAIEKVPFDRPLTHDLIVTLVSELSLRIERFVIHSIKDNVFYAKIVLRDLVVSEQEAAEGMNPFIEIDARPSDCIILSLKTGAPLYVTNEIIATEAITFEDLNENENEEEFKKFIENLDISEFKKLLNDNPENFTDFGSDEDSQDNGEQDNDNNPDDFDDQ from the coding sequence ATGAAGAGAGCGTTTGTTAAAGCTTTAGTACTGGATAAAGTTTCAAACACGCCCGTTGTTCTGTTAGGAATTGAAAATACAAAGAAAATTCTCCCTATTTGGATAGGTGCATGCGAAGCGAGTGTAATGGCCATAGCTATCGAAAAGGTGCCTTTTGATAGGCCACTGACACACGATTTGATAGTTACTTTGGTAAGTGAATTGAGTCTAAGAATCGAACGATTCGTGATACACTCCATCAAAGACAACGTCTTTTACGCCAAAATAGTACTAAGGGACCTTGTCGTTTCCGAACAAGAAGCTGCAGAAGGAATGAATCCGTTTATAGAAATCGATGCCAGACCATCTGACTGTATAATCCTTTCACTGAAAACCGGAGCTCCACTTTACGTAACAAACGAAATCATCGCAACAGAGGCTATCACTTTTGAGGACCTGAACGAAAACGAAAATGAAGAAGAGTTCAAGAAATTTATTGAGAACCTGGATATTAGCGAATTCAAGAAACTTCTGAATGACAACCCTGAGAATTTCACAGATTTTGGAAGTGACGAAGATAGTCAAGATAATGGCGAGCAAGATAACGACAATAATCCTGATGATTTCGATGACCAATAA
- a CDS encoding lysophospholipid acyltransferase family protein: MENKDKIGQSSENIFVKFFNILRSVWLIVGAFLYIFVYGAIVLLVGLILGKERGKRFVLKQIEIFGRLAFKLLGVKVYVCGKKPDVNTNYIVVSNHQSILDIPLIIGYVGPTPFIAKKELEKFPMVNVYLKYLGSELIDRGNVRQTATAIREVMRKLKEGYHFVIFPEGTRSPDGEVLPFKPRSLEIAFKAKVPVLPVAIWGNHLVIPKHKLIVRGNKTGIMFGELVHPENFQSEEELRQYVESVIRQGTKRLKEVIENEESVC; encoded by the coding sequence ATGGAAAATAAAGACAAAATAGGGCAAAGTAGCGAAAATATTTTCGTGAAGTTTTTCAACATCCTAAGAAGTGTTTGGCTTATAGTCGGTGCGTTTCTCTACATATTTGTCTACGGTGCTATCGTCCTACTTGTTGGATTGATATTAGGCAAAGAACGAGGAAAAAGATTTGTTTTAAAGCAGATTGAAATATTTGGCAGATTGGCCTTTAAGTTACTTGGTGTGAAGGTCTATGTTTGTGGCAAGAAACCGGATGTCAATACGAATTACATCGTGGTTAGTAACCATCAGAGTATTTTAGATATACCACTTATCATCGGTTACGTGGGTCCAACACCTTTTATTGCTAAAAAGGAGCTTGAGAAGTTCCCGATGGTGAACGTTTATCTTAAATACCTTGGTAGTGAATTAATCGATAGGGGAAACGTGAGACAAACTGCGACTGCAATCAGGGAGGTCATGAGAAAACTAAAAGAGGGATACCACTTTGTGATTTTCCCAGAAGGCACTAGGTCACCAGATGGTGAAGTGTTACCGTTCAAACCTCGAAGCCTTGAAATAGCATTTAAGGCCAAAGTACCTGTACTGCCTGTTGCTATCTGGGGAAACCATCTCGTGATTCCAAAGCACAAATTGATAGTTAGGGGTAATAAGACGGGCATAATGTTCGGCGAATTGGTTCATCCAGAGAATTTTCAGAGTGAAGAAGAACTAAGACAATATGTGGAGAGCGTTATAAGGCAAGGTACGAAAAGGTTAAAAGAGGTGATTGAAAATGAAGAGAGCGTTTGTTAA
- a CDS encoding tetratricopeptide repeat protein has protein sequence MAEKQRADDKRVNMEFLLKEAVRLTENGEYEKALEIYNELARYEIPEVFNNMGNVFRRQGMLGRAIEMYKKAIQLSPNFPLAYFNLACALMEVDRYNEAVMFFEKAEKLGLKSFDLDVQLALCYIALGNKKKAKERLMDERVKAEVEKYVEGGLEL, from the coding sequence ATGGCGGAAAAACAAAGAGCCGACGATAAGCGTGTCAACATGGAGTTTTTGCTAAAAGAAGCTGTAAGGCTGACGGAAAATGGTGAATACGAAAAGGCCTTAGAGATTTACAACGAGCTTGCGCGATATGAGATACCTGAGGTTTTCAATAACATGGGAAATGTGTTCAGAAGGCAAGGAATGTTGGGAAGAGCCATTGAGATGTATAAGAAAGCGATTCAGTTATCTCCTAATTTTCCCTTAGCTTATTTCAACCTTGCTTGTGCGCTTATGGAAGTTGATAGATACAACGAGGCAGTTATGTTCTTTGAGAAGGCAGAAAAACTCGGTTTGAAAAGCTTTGATTTGGATGTCCAGTTGGCCTTGTGTTACATAGCGTTGGGAAATAAGAAAAAGGCCAAGGAAAGGCTCATGGACGAGAGAGTGAAAGCGGAAGTTGAAAAGTACGTGGAAGGGGGATTGGAGTTGTGA
- the plsY gene encoding glycerol-3-phosphate 1-O-acyltransferase PlsY, with protein sequence MELFWAAVVGYFFGAIPFSYIIPKLKGVDITKVGSGNVGGTNVLRNMGTKYGALAMFLDIIKAVVAVLIFKPFGEHPMVMAGAMSVVGHCYSPFVKFKGGKGVATTLGTFFAIYPQAGLFALGVWIAIVATTQYVSVGSIVGLLAGAFFALAFGKDYWVIFLALALFSVYRHKENIKRLLNGTERKTNVVDYFLGWMDKYERKGK encoded by the coding sequence GTGGAACTGTTTTGGGCGGCTGTTGTGGGATATTTCTTCGGTGCGATACCGTTTAGTTACATTATCCCGAAGTTGAAAGGTGTGGATATAACAAAAGTTGGTAGTGGAAACGTTGGTGGTACTAACGTACTAAGGAATATGGGAACAAAATACGGTGCACTTGCGATGTTTTTAGATATTATTAAAGCAGTTGTTGCTGTTTTAATATTCAAGCCATTTGGTGAACATCCGATGGTGATGGCTGGTGCTATGTCTGTGGTAGGCCATTGCTATTCTCCGTTTGTTAAGTTCAAAGGTGGGAAAGGCGTTGCTACCACACTTGGGACCTTCTTTGCGATATATCCTCAGGCAGGTTTGTTCGCGCTTGGAGTGTGGATCGCTATCGTTGCAACCACGCAGTACGTGTCTGTCGGTTCAATCGTCGGACTGCTTGCTGGTGCTTTTTTTGCACTTGCCTTTGGTAAAGATTACTGGGTGATATTCTTGGCTCTTGCGCTCTTTTCTGTGTACAGGCATAAAGAGAACATAAAAAGGCTTTTGAACGGCACTGAGAGAAAAACAAACGTGGTCGATTATTTCTTAGGATGGATGGACAAATACGAGCGCAAAGGAAAGTGA
- the flgG gene encoding flagellar basal-body rod protein FlgG, giving the protein MINSLYTAATGMWSQQFKMDTVSNNIANVDTAGYKKVKAEFQDLIYSYSKNAGAATAQNSTTPTGIYIGHGVRLAATTRIFTQGNIENTGNALDLAISGDGFFQIQLQDGRIAYTRDGQFKLDNQGRIVTANGLLLSPAIVVPQNAVSLTVSPDGIVSVELADGTIQQLGTITLTRFVNPAGLKSIGDNLYVATAASGDPIEGTAGQDGFGTIMQGYVEKSNVDVVKEMVDMITAMRAYEFNSRSIMTADQMLQTASNLRR; this is encoded by the coding sequence ATGATCAACAGTCTGTACACTGCAGCAACGGGTATGTGGTCTCAGCAATTTAAGATGGACACGGTTTCCAACAACATTGCGAATGTTGATACCGCTGGGTATAAGAAGGTCAAAGCTGAGTTTCAGGACTTAATTTACAGCTACTCGAAAAATGCAGGTGCCGCAACCGCTCAGAATTCCACGACGCCAACGGGTATTTACATTGGTCATGGCGTCAGACTTGCGGCAACGACAAGGATTTTTACGCAAGGAAATATAGAAAACACAGGGAACGCTTTAGATTTGGCTATCAGTGGTGACGGCTTTTTCCAAATACAGCTCCAAGATGGTAGAATCGCATACACAAGAGATGGTCAATTCAAGTTGGACAACCAAGGCAGGATAGTGACTGCCAATGGTTTGCTTTTATCACCTGCCATCGTTGTACCACAAAACGCGGTATCTCTAACGGTTTCACCGGATGGCATAGTCTCTGTCGAACTTGCGGATGGAACGATCCAGCAACTTGGAACAATAACGCTAACACGCTTCGTTAACCCCGCTGGTTTAAAATCGATAGGTGACAATCTCTACGTAGCAACCGCTGCGAGCGGTGATCCAATTGAGGGAACCGCTGGTCAGGATGGTTTTGGAACAATTATGCAAGGTTACGTTGAGAAGTCAAATGTAGACGTAGTAAAAGAAATGGTCGATATGATTACCGCTATGAGGGCGTACGAGTTCAACTCAAGGTCCATCATGACGGCTGACCAGATGCTTCAAACGGCAAGCAACTTGAGAAGATAA
- a CDS encoding flagellar hook-basal body protein, with product MYRGVYTAAMGMLADITRMDVVANNLANVETNGYKADTPAFKCYFTREIYRIKPEPENRKVEFAKIGDVEQAIIVDEIRTHYSQGILEQTNVPTHLAISGDGFFAVRKGDQVFYTRNGEFIADKDRRLVNTQGYYLLDSNGQEVTLPENGYIDESGNVYDANRNLVSSIPIYVLREPRKIGEALFTGQAQIVDLNNPNSGVRILQGYVEKSNVNVVREMVKMIEAQRHYDASSKAIVVHDELLNKVINNVGALR from the coding sequence TTGTACCGTGGTGTGTACACAGCAGCGATGGGTATGCTTGCCGACATAACAAGGATGGATGTTGTTGCAAACAATTTGGCTAATGTAGAGACAAATGGATATAAAGCTGATACTCCGGCTTTCAAATGCTACTTTACTCGGGAAATATATCGCATCAAACCAGAACCTGAGAATAGGAAGGTTGAGTTTGCAAAGATAGGCGATGTCGAGCAGGCAATTATCGTTGATGAAATTCGTACACACTACTCGCAGGGTATACTTGAGCAAACCAACGTGCCTACACATTTGGCAATTAGTGGCGATGGATTTTTTGCTGTAAGAAAGGGAGATCAGGTTTTTTACACAAGAAACGGAGAGTTCATCGCAGATAAAGATAGGCGTTTGGTGAATACACAAGGGTACTATCTGCTAGATTCAAACGGTCAGGAGGTAACACTGCCAGAAAACGGATATATAGACGAATCGGGAAATGTTTACGATGCAAACAGAAATTTGGTTTCAAGCATTCCAATCTACGTGTTGCGCGAACCGAGAAAAATAGGTGAAGCCCTCTTCACCGGTCAAGCACAGATTGTGGATTTAAATAATCCAAACTCCGGCGTTAGGATTTTACAGGGCTACGTAGAAAAATCAAATGTGAACGTTGTTCGTGAAATGGTAAAGATGATAGAAGCTCAGAGACACTATGACGCATCTTCCAAAGCTATAGTCGTCCACGACGAACTGCTGAACAAGGTTATAAACAACGTAGGAGCTTTAAGGTAA
- a CDS encoding rod shape-determining protein, whose translation MAKNDLGIDLGTANFIVYQQGKGIVLNEPSVVAIERKTGKIIAIGSEAKEMFGKTPEEKVMAVKPMRDGVIADYTIIAEVLKYFMKKLNKGLFIKCNMVIGIPTKTTSVEQRAVYDAALKAGAKRVHIVLEPTAAAIGIGLDVMKPMGNMIVDIGGGTTDIAVISMGGIVVGDSIKLAGNALDDAIVKGVRRNFGLLIGDTTAEEIKIKIGKVHPDVEDLELEVRGRDAVTGLPRTEVINSTDVYKMIRPVVDNIISRIKLVLEKTPPELSADIVEHGIMLTGGGALLRGIDKAIEEDIGVPCRVADEPLLCVAKGTGRLLEDEELLKHVAVTYEK comes from the coding sequence ATGGCAAAAAACGACTTAGGAATTGACCTTGGAACGGCGAACTTCATCGTTTATCAGCAGGGAAAGGGTATTGTGCTCAACGAGCCTTCCGTTGTAGCGATCGAAAGGAAAACGGGAAAGATCATCGCAATCGGTTCAGAGGCTAAGGAGATGTTTGGAAAGACGCCTGAAGAAAAAGTGATGGCCGTTAAGCCTATGAGGGACGGTGTTATTGCCGATTACACCATCATTGCAGAAGTGCTCAAGTACTTTATGAAAAAGCTAAACAAAGGACTGTTCATCAAATGCAACATGGTAATCGGTATACCAACGAAGACAACGAGTGTTGAGCAAAGAGCGGTCTACGATGCAGCTCTCAAAGCGGGAGCAAAGAGGGTGCACATAGTTCTTGAACCAACGGCAGCAGCTATTGGTATTGGGCTTGATGTTATGAAACCGATGGGGAACATGATTGTCGACATCGGTGGTGGAACAACTGATATCGCCGTGATAAGCATGGGTGGGATTGTTGTTGGAGATTCCATCAAACTCGCCGGTAACGCGCTCGATGATGCAATTGTTAAAGGTGTGAGAAGGAACTTTGGGTTACTCATTGGAGACACGACTGCTGAGGAAATAAAAATAAAGATAGGAAAAGTACATCCAGACGTAGAAGACTTAGAATTGGAAGTGAGAGGTAGAGATGCGGTAACAGGTCTTCCAAGGACCGAAGTGATAAATTCAACAGATGTCTACAAGATGATTAGACCTGTAGTTGATAATATCATCTCAAGGATAAAGCTGGTTCTTGAAAAAACTCCTCCGGAACTCTCAGCAGATATTGTGGAACACGGGATCATGCTAACGGGCGGTGGCGCACTTTTGAGGGGCATAGATAAAGCCATAGAGGAAGACATAGGTGTGCCGTGTAGGGTTGCCGATGAACCACTTTTGTGCGTTGCGAAGGGAACGGGTCGATTGTTGGAAGATGAAGAATTGTTGAAACACGTTGCAGTAACTTATGAGAAGTAA
- a CDS encoding DMT family transporter, which translates to MSLLQYVPVVLVTIFWGASFVATKFVVNVFEPFPAALYRFLIALVVLLPFTKKRKIGDINAFWSGFWGITMYFVFENTALRYTSPTNAAVIVSSVPLLYVLFTHLIHKVETTKYHYVGSVLAFLGVALVILNGRLMKLNPIGDILAFGAAVSWVFYTHYVVRIKDVSGIDQTFSITFWGVVTLIPFAFFQDMKVTFEVKSALSLIYLGVVCSALGYLLWNKSIEIIGDRRTTNFIYFIPIVTVISEFVLMKSEPTIYNILGVTMLVLGLYIFERGEEYGKKRLRN; encoded by the coding sequence GTGAGTCTACTGCAGTACGTTCCGGTTGTGCTTGTTACAATATTTTGGGGGGCATCGTTTGTAGCAACAAAGTTTGTTGTTAATGTTTTTGAACCTTTTCCGGCTGCGCTTTATAGGTTTTTGATTGCGTTGGTTGTGCTTTTACCGTTCACTAAGAAAAGGAAAATAGGGGATATCAATGCATTCTGGTCTGGTTTTTGGGGGATTACGATGTACTTCGTGTTCGAAAACACGGCGCTGAGGTACACATCACCAACGAACGCGGCGGTTATTGTTTCGAGTGTTCCTTTGTTGTACGTGCTTTTCACTCATCTGATACATAAGGTTGAAACTACAAAGTACCACTACGTTGGCTCGGTCCTTGCGTTTCTAGGTGTTGCGCTTGTTATTCTAAATGGGCGGTTGATGAAGCTTAATCCAATTGGTGATATCTTGGCGTTTGGAGCGGCGGTTTCTTGGGTCTTCTACACGCACTATGTAGTTAGGATAAAAGACGTGTCAGGAATTGACCAGACTTTTTCTATCACATTTTGGGGAGTTGTAACGTTGATTCCCTTTGCGTTTTTCCAAGATATGAAAGTTACATTCGAAGTGAAAAGTGCCTTGAGTTTGATTTACCTTGGTGTGGTTTGTTCTGCTCTTGGCTACTTGCTCTGGAATAAATCTATTGAAATAATAGGCGATAGGCGGACAACGAACTTCATATATTTTATTCCGATTGTGACCGTTATTTCTGAGTTCGTTTTAATGAAGTCAGAACCGACGATTTACAATATCCTTGGTGTAACAATGTTGGTATTAGGATTATACATCTTCGAAAGGGGAGAAGAGTATGGCAAAAAACGACTTAGGAATTGA
- a CDS encoding TIGR00725 family protein: MKNIGVIGYSGNTESTPIREIAELCLKLGQELGKRYTVFTGGRNGVMELVSKGVKSVGGFCVGILPWEGEDANEFNDLVVKTGLDFQMRSFVLVKSVDAVVSIGGEIGTALEILASYANGKPVILLRGTGGWTDRIATVLIDGKYLDNRKLSEVYQAWSVDEVIDILDSILR, from the coding sequence GTGAAAAATATCGGTGTTATTGGTTATTCGGGAAATACTGAAAGTACTCCGATCCGAGAAATTGCTGAGCTGTGTTTGAAGCTGGGGCAAGAACTAGGTAAAAGGTACACAGTATTTACCGGTGGAAGAAACGGTGTAATGGAATTGGTATCGAAAGGGGTTAAGTCGGTAGGAGGCTTTTGCGTTGGAATACTGCCTTGGGAAGGCGAAGATGCTAATGAATTTAACGACTTGGTCGTGAAGACCGGTTTGGATTTCCAGATGAGGTCTTTTGTTTTGGTAAAAAGCGTTGATGCTGTCGTTTCTATAGGCGGAGAAATTGGAACGGCATTAGAGATTCTCGCTTCGTATGCGAATGGGAAACCGGTAATCTTACTAAGGGGAACTGGTGGATGGACGGATAGAATCGCCACGGTCTTGATCGATGGAAAGTATCTTGATAATCGAAAGCTATCTGAAGTTTATCAAGCGTGGAGCGTCGATGAGGTTATAGATATACTGGACAGTATATTGAGATGA
- a CDS encoding CheR family methyltransferase has protein sequence MMSKVPEDKPPVDLGKRIEEVLKRHGIRAEKRHVDRFIKNISPISHVLSPQLLEALVLENLTIGESYFFRDIQTFDKLRKVLKEKPSWNVLSIGCSRGEEVYSTAIVCNEVGVECRIKGIDVNFQRITQARKGCYQFWSVRFLSKEDIERYFNIVDGQYCIKDVYKKNVEFIHGNILDTGTEIFGTKEKFDIIFTRRVLLYIDNLEPVIHKISSLFKDDGFLILGAGEYFPEVLEHFTPAFADVGTFYRKIKLKHDETHKHKGFLSKTRSEKTKINSQLDTRAEPSDSSREYTQQKVQHQPKELEIVNLLKKTIDGIDLEERIKLIEEYIAKKAYNRAYELIKESCTKYPTSYVLWKYRTLVELENSDLESAKNSLQRAIFLNSADDEIWQLKHALDFRTKFK, from the coding sequence ATGATGAGCAAGGTTCCAGAGGACAAACCACCTGTTGACTTAGGGAAACGGATAGAAGAGGTTCTAAAAAGGCACGGTATAAGAGCAGAAAAAAGGCACGTAGATAGGTTCATAAAAAACATTTCGCCTATATCTCACGTACTTTCACCCCAGTTACTGGAAGCCCTTGTGCTGGAAAACCTTACAATCGGTGAATCGTATTTTTTCAGAGATATCCAAACATTCGATAAGCTCAGAAAAGTGTTAAAAGAAAAGCCCTCTTGGAACGTGCTTTCAATTGGCTGCTCAAGAGGTGAGGAGGTCTACTCAACGGCAATTGTGTGTAACGAAGTCGGAGTTGAGTGTAGAATCAAAGGTATCGATGTAAACTTTCAACGGATAACTCAGGCTCGGAAGGGTTGCTACCAATTCTGGAGTGTCAGATTCCTTTCAAAAGAAGATATAGAAAGGTATTTCAACATAGTCGATGGTCAGTACTGCATAAAAGACGTCTACAAAAAGAACGTTGAATTCATACACGGCAACATCTTGGACACTGGCACGGAGATTTTTGGAACTAAAGAAAAATTTGATATAATTTTTACAAGACGAGTTTTACTTTACATAGATAACTTAGAACCTGTTATTCACAAAATTTCAAGCTTGTTCAAAGACGATGGCTTTTTGATCCTCGGTGCTGGAGAGTACTTTCCGGAAGTTTTGGAGCATTTCACCCCCGCTTTTGCGGACGTGGGAACGTTCTACAGGAAAATAAAACTAAAACACGACGAAACTCACAAGCATAAGGGATTTTTATCAAAGACAAGATCTGAGAAAACTAAGATAAATTCTCAATTAGATACCAGAGCCGAACCCAGCGACAGTAGTAGAGAATATACACAACAAAAAGTTCAGCATCAACCGAAAGAACTTGAAATTGTCAACCTGTTAAAAAAGACTATCGACGGCATAGATTTGGAAGAGCGCATAAAGTTGATTGAGGAATACATCGCCAAGAAGGCTTACAACAGAGCATACGAACTCATCAAAGAATCCTGCACGAAGTATCCAACAAGTTACGTACTGTGGAAGTATAGAACCCTTGTCGAGCTTGAGAATTCAGACTTAGAATCCGCTAAGAATTCCTTGCAGCGCGCCATTTTCTTAAACAGTGCAGATGATGAAATATGGCAGCTGAAACACGCGTTGGATTTCCGAACGAAGTTCAAATAG
- a CDS encoding response regulator codes for MDFLEIFLQELNEKGQEAINLIKAYIENKNPQVITEIYRLFHTIKGSASLVGFNGFKELFHRIEEYFKRQMSGEDVLTNEFMVRLLSIVPEVLKKTSDLTDEELQNYIDVLEGKKSAAQSTTFVTTAETLPVEILQELLSNTLSAENSLMREDPKNALREIRVVKQRIISLLQNAFYVKLKQVLSNFEVLVMQEAVANQKNVRLELQIGEERIEKKDTEMLLNMLVHLVRNAVAHGIETPEERLKKGKPEVGKITIRSYVQGSELFLEIEDDGKGLDFEKIREKARQKGLGNLRPEDVIFVPGFSTKEEADGTSGRGIGLDAVKNFAMARGGDVEVVTALGRGTKFIVHFPIKTFLVRVLVVEADELQFCLDVQDILELVSKPEITNNQVKYKDKLYDISFSCSNPRFAIITTSGKAILVNNLVGIFDGQVSNESYEIIKGFVKNIFVYPLPIISPEKFERAQALKESARKVLVIDDSVVTRTILGKFLTNFGYLVIEAQDGLEGIEKFKKENPDVVICDVEMPGIDGFETTRKIRELNKDVPVIIFSTLTNEQLAKGLEVGANAYLSKDEPPERLVRLIEKFLQ; via the coding sequence ATGGATTTTCTTGAAATATTTCTCCAAGAGCTGAACGAAAAGGGTCAGGAAGCTATCAACTTGATAAAAGCTTACATTGAGAATAAGAATCCGCAGGTTATAACCGAAATTTACAGACTTTTCCATACTATAAAGGGCTCAGCGAGCCTCGTTGGTTTCAACGGTTTCAAAGAGCTTTTCCACAGAATCGAGGAGTACTTCAAACGCCAAATGAGTGGAGAAGATGTCCTGACAAATGAGTTTATGGTCAGGCTTCTTAGTATAGTTCCAGAAGTGCTCAAGAAAACTTCAGATCTCACAGACGAAGAATTACAAAACTACATTGACGTGCTCGAAGGAAAAAAGTCCGCAGCACAATCGACGACATTTGTTACCACAGCCGAGACGTTACCTGTAGAGATACTCCAAGAGCTACTTTCCAACACGTTGAGCGCTGAAAACAGCTTGATGCGCGAAGATCCAAAAAACGCACTCCGTGAGATTAGAGTGGTAAAACAGAGAATCATCTCCTTGCTCCAAAATGCATTTTACGTTAAATTGAAGCAGGTACTCTCCAACTTTGAGGTTTTAGTAATGCAGGAAGCGGTTGCCAACCAGAAGAATGTAAGACTCGAACTACAAATTGGGGAAGAAAGAATAGAGAAAAAAGATACAGAAATGCTTTTAAACATGCTTGTGCATTTGGTAAGGAACGCGGTCGCACACGGGATCGAGACTCCTGAGGAACGCCTGAAGAAAGGCAAACCAGAAGTTGGAAAAATCACTATCAGAAGTTACGTGCAAGGCAGTGAGCTTTTCTTGGAGATAGAAGACGACGGGAAAGGTTTGGATTTTGAAAAGATAAGGGAAAAAGCAAGACAAAAAGGGCTCGGCAACCTCAGACCTGAGGATGTCATATTCGTACCTGGGTTTTCGACAAAAGAAGAAGCAGATGGTACTTCAGGTAGGGGCATAGGGCTTGATGCGGTAAAGAACTTCGCCATGGCCCGCGGTGGCGATGTGGAAGTGGTAACAGCTCTGGGAAGAGGGACAAAATTCATCGTCCATTTCCCGATAAAGACATTCCTCGTGCGTGTTCTCGTCGTTGAAGCAGACGAACTACAGTTCTGTTTGGACGTACAGGACATCTTGGAACTCGTAAGCAAGCCTGAAATCACAAATAATCAAGTAAAATACAAAGACAAACTATACGACATTAGCTTTAGCTGTTCAAACCCAAGATTTGCCATCATCACCACTTCAGGAAAGGCAATTTTGGTGAACAATTTAGTTGGTATATTCGACGGACAAGTTTCGAACGAAAGCTACGAAATAATCAAAGGATTTGTCAAAAACATATTCGTCTATCCTCTTCCGATAATTTCACCGGAGAAATTCGAGCGTGCCCAGGCATTAAAAGAAAGTGCGCGAAAAGTACTTGTCATCGACGACTCCGTTGTGACACGAACGATACTTGGTAAGTTCCTCACTAACTTTGGATATTTGGTTATTGAAGCGCAAGATGGTCTTGAAGGTATTGAAAAATTCAAGAAAGAAAATCCCGATGTTGTAATATGCGATGTTGAAATGCCCGGTATAGATGGTTTTGAAACAACCAGAAAAATTCGAGAGCTTAACAAAGATGTTCCTGTTATTATTTTCAGTACACTTACGAATGAACAGCTTGCCAAAGGACTTGAAGTGGGGGCAAACGCGTACCTATCCAAAGACGAACCACCGGAAAGACTCGTTCGATTAATAGAGAAATTTCTTCAATAA